The following proteins are co-located in the Thermoplasmata archaeon genome:
- a CDS encoding ABC transporter permease, with protein MRTSESPAPYRAFRGLSAFFWTEVRVQSHESTAMATSMVVQGVLLVFVFILDRSLLPVAFLGAIIFSMFTMGQRLLNEAAYVRIDHKATDLYLASPLTPEAFFLGMAAGVMLVYLTPVILLFVFAEIVVGYSVPTVLLLAGTGALVWLFSASFGYVISTFFRDNRAIWAYASLIFNGFGVLPPVFYPLSYFPVALQPIALMLPPSAATALLQVSIGVTSLSTGAIALAASALVAETLAMFLFTIYWARRKVRED; from the coding sequence ATGAGGACGAGTGAGTCCCCCGCCCCGTACCGGGCCTTCCGGGGGCTGTCCGCGTTCTTCTGGACGGAGGTGCGGGTCCAGTCGCACGAATCGACCGCGATGGCGACCTCGATGGTCGTCCAGGGAGTGCTCCTCGTCTTCGTCTTCATCCTCGATCGCAGCCTCCTTCCCGTCGCTTTCCTCGGCGCGATCATCTTCTCGATGTTCACGATGGGCCAGCGCCTCCTCAACGAGGCCGCCTACGTGCGGATCGACCACAAGGCCACCGATCTCTACCTCGCCTCCCCCCTGACCCCCGAGGCGTTCTTCCTGGGGATGGCGGCGGGCGTGATGCTCGTCTATCTCACTCCGGTCATCCTCCTGTTCGTCTTCGCCGAGATCGTCGTCGGCTACTCCGTGCCGACGGTCCTCCTGCTGGCCGGCACCGGCGCCCTCGTCTGGCTGTTCTCGGCATCGTTCGGATACGTCATCTCGACGTTCTTCCGCGATAACCGCGCAATCTGGGCGTACGCGAGCCTCATTTTCAACGGGTTCGGCGTGCTGCCGCCCGTCTTCTACCCGCTGTCTTACTTCCCGGTGGCGTTGCAGCCCATCGCTCTGATGCTCCCCCCGAGCGCCGCGACCGCACTCCTCCAAGTCTCGATCGGCGTCACGAGCCTCTCGACCGGCGCGATCGCCCTCGCCGCGAGCGCGCTCGTTGCGGAAACGCTCGCGATGTTCCTGTTCACGATCTACTGGGCCCGCCGCAAGGTCCGGGAGGACTAG
- a CDS encoding iron-sulfur cluster assembly accessory protein, with the protein METTTVIAIEMKPAAADQVKQLIRGQKPEIAVRVYAQPGGGGCGGGSHVQFGMAFAKPRADDEVITLGDLRVIIDPSSVKYVNGAVIDYVENLNESGFKITNPSLPDADAAGEAGGCGSCGSNSANGGGCGCG; encoded by the coding sequence GTGGAGACAACGACCGTGATCGCGATCGAGATGAAGCCGGCAGCCGCCGACCAGGTCAAGCAACTGATCCGTGGACAGAAGCCCGAGATTGCCGTGCGGGTCTACGCCCAGCCCGGCGGTGGGGGATGCGGGGGTGGATCGCACGTGCAGTTCGGGATGGCGTTCGCCAAGCCCCGCGCCGATGACGAGGTCATCACCCTCGGCGATCTTCGAGTGATCATCGACCCGTCGTCCGTCAAGTACGTCAACGGAGCGGTCATCGACTACGTCGAGAATCTCAACGAATCCGGTTTCAAGATCACCAACCCCAGCCTCCCCGATGCCGACGCGGCGGGCGAGGCGGGCGGATGCGGGTCCTGCGGATCGAACTCTGCCAACGGTGGCGGGTGCGGCTGCGGCTGA
- a CDS encoding LLM class flavin-dependent oxidoreductase, with amino-acid sequence MRLSAFSIVDGFGPFQSEGRDRHREVVALAEAAEAGGLDAIWIAEHHFQGGGMCPSPPILLAACAERTRRLRLGSMVSVLPFHEPVALAEEYALLDRLSGGRLNLGVGSGYLASEFEGFGIDPAGKRERFDRALDTLLRAFAGEEVSVDRPGSRPVRLSVRPIQHPHPPIWIAVQRREALPFVAARGVSAALIPYATVGGIEELRTQIAEYRSHLPPGSRAGVSVGLHLYAGDRPDLARAALQRYLDGRLATQSTFYVEKVRNHPEHASAESIERSGFALFGTPGEVAEGLERFRGIGVDEVLGIFDFGGLEAREAQSSARALGSARAPFATA; translated from the coding sequence ATGCGGCTGAGCGCGTTCTCGATTGTCGACGGCTTCGGCCCGTTCCAGAGCGAGGGTCGGGATCGCCACCGCGAGGTGGTCGCGCTCGCGGAGGCGGCGGAAGCGGGTGGGCTGGACGCGATCTGGATCGCCGAGCACCACTTCCAGGGAGGCGGCATGTGTCCCTCTCCGCCGATCCTCCTCGCGGCGTGCGCCGAGCGGACGCGTCGCCTCCGGCTCGGATCGATGGTCAGCGTTCTGCCGTTCCACGAGCCGGTCGCCCTCGCGGAGGAGTACGCGCTCCTCGACCGTCTCAGCGGCGGTCGCCTGAACCTCGGTGTGGGCAGCGGCTACCTCGCGAGCGAGTTCGAAGGCTTCGGCATCGACCCGGCGGGCAAGCGCGAACGGTTCGACCGTGCGCTCGACACCCTGCTCCGAGCCTTCGCGGGCGAAGAGGTGAGCGTGGACCGCCCCGGGTCGCGACCGGTGCGGCTCAGCGTACGACCCATCCAGCATCCCCATCCTCCCATTTGGATCGCGGTCCAGCGCCGGGAGGCCCTGCCGTTCGTCGCGGCGCGTGGAGTGTCGGCGGCGTTGATCCCCTACGCGACGGTCGGAGGGATCGAGGAGCTCCGGACCCAAATCGCCGAGTACCGCTCCCACCTCCCGCCGGGGAGCCGCGCCGGGGTATCGGTGGGCCTCCACCTCTATGCCGGCGATCGGCCCGATCTCGCGCGCGCGGCCCTGCAGCGCTATCTCGATGGCCGACTCGCGACCCAGAGCACGTTCTACGTGGAGAAGGTCCGAAACCATCCGGAGCACGCGAGCGCGGAGTCGATCGAGCGCAGCGGGTTCGCCCTCTTCGGCACCCCGGGGGAAGTCGCCGAAGGGCTCGAACGGTTCCGCGGGATCGGAGTCGATGAGGTCCTCGGGATCTTCGACTTCGGTGGACTGGAGGCGAGAGAAGCGCAGTCTTCCGCTCGGGCCCTGGGAAGCGCGCGGGCGCCGTTCGCGACGGCGTAG
- a CDS encoding sulfurtransferase, which translates to MANYAHPDVLVDTEWVLAHHKDPKVRVAEVDYDPSANYEQGHVPGAVLFDWRKDINDPVARDILSQQALTELFRRAGIDDDTTVVLYGDFNNWFAAFAFWVFAYYGTKHVKILNGGRKKWIAEDKPLSKDPPKHPAGHFTAAAPNPKLRAYMDDVRTSLPEVKAGKFILIDVRGPKEFSGEITAPPEYPTEHAQRGGHIPGAKNIPWAQAVNEDGTFKSREQLEELYGSKGVKSETPVVTYCRIGERSSHTWFVLTYLLGYPNVRNYDGSWTEWGNLIRTPIEKP; encoded by the coding sequence ATGGCGAACTATGCACACCCTGACGTCTTGGTCGACACGGAATGGGTGCTCGCGCACCACAAGGACCCGAAGGTCCGCGTCGCGGAGGTCGATTACGACCCTTCGGCGAACTACGAACAGGGGCACGTCCCCGGCGCGGTCCTCTTCGACTGGCGCAAGGACATCAATGACCCCGTAGCGCGCGACATCCTCTCCCAGCAGGCCCTGACGGAGCTGTTCCGTCGGGCGGGGATCGACGACGACACGACGGTCGTCCTGTACGGGGACTTCAACAACTGGTTCGCCGCGTTTGCCTTCTGGGTGTTCGCCTACTACGGGACGAAGCACGTCAAGATCCTGAACGGTGGCCGCAAGAAGTGGATCGCCGAGGACAAACCGCTCAGCAAGGACCCCCCGAAGCACCCCGCGGGTCACTTCACGGCGGCGGCGCCCAACCCGAAGCTGCGTGCCTACATGGACGATGTGCGCACGTCGCTGCCCGAGGTCAAGGCGGGGAAGTTCATCCTCATCGACGTGCGCGGACCGAAGGAGTTCTCCGGGGAGATCACCGCGCCGCCGGAGTACCCGACGGAGCACGCGCAGCGCGGGGGCCACATCCCCGGCGCGAAGAACATCCCGTGGGCCCAGGCGGTCAACGAGGACGGCACGTTCAAGTCCCGCGAGCAGCTCGAGGAGCTCTACGGCTCGAAGGGCGTCAAGTCCGAGACCCCCGTGGTCACGTACTGCCGGATCGGCGAGCGGTCGAGCCACACCTGGTTCGTCCTGACCTACCTGCTCGGGTACCCGAACGTGCGGAACTACGACGGCTCGTGGACCGAGTGGGGCAATCTCATCCGAACGCCGATCGAGAAGCCGTAA
- a CDS encoding protease pro-enzyme activation domain-containing protein: MQHGSTNLGPRRALAIGIVLLLVLLGAAFVVPAATAHGSPVAPLSTPTLSDLALGPRVAVPLAGKLPPAPVSGIPYVGSVSVFVTLSLQNQSRLAALLTGLSNPSSPEYHQYLSAREFTAEFSPSASAYQLAITYLSGASGVRLTSYPNRIGLLLEGPGPAVGALFGVSFARGGASTSSYYSPVGTPTLPARLVAEIGSVDGLSSYGTATPATIRTIASGPAAAPNAKAAGYPAPTPCGSSGEQCVWGSDLQVAYNEQSLLSITYPTHEVVATILWAGQNSQGQPVGPYVPNDIYDYFNLTLPAGEPHSTVVPVPYDGAPMPGISASNDTTGSTGENTLDLEMVGSTAPGASIYNVYGNGPGSAETDGALAFILSPTGYPGLANVSVISNSWGSLDSNDSSWVPMLQEAQARGITVLAATGDAGSNPSSNYSVGSQVEFPSVMAYNSFGVTAVGGTALTLNADPSSSAFLSIISQPAWYEPQSGSGPIGSSGGVSKYFAEPSWQRTSEANAVIAATGSSGRGVPDVAAIAQDMFVLATTSGTQLTYRDFGTSVATPVVAGLVAEADAVLVRYHQPNLGFLNPAMYAWADRMVQPPPAGSENGSVVYGTYDSSLPMLPLYDVTRGGNYVYPALPGYDLVTGWGSLNDYNFTAFVLSFNYAGSSFALDGVKDVVNLSALTATSVFQNSTVNTQYNASIEQTLFLANSLGSPIYWVQNAVSLQRTSSSAWQVTETGSIYYPFYGLYPGQTIWVYRTSSGGSATLPTTWTITTSLVRPTGSSPEIVFDVNGRAVSTPVPGAEFIIGGSGYRYFWQGIEYTDGPYPNTAVPSGLAPQFGLLGGPSGSAGVFAAPTSAAVTPTYLPTGGSAYVAPVGGGVVRTPIAQAPESAQNLRWTPSGGSWEASVVSGSVDQGFFVYSTADAGNPVNFQLVTFAVVFNETGLGSGAVWSVTLGGITESSSATTITFEMLNGTYAFSVPSVAGSNPSPGSGSVTVLGNLSYVVLSFAASCTGLNCAYAYIPGGWEIYAILALVAVMVIALIALVAVRRPRRPVSTPGPDGASGPVEPMVPPYNPR, from the coding sequence GTGCAGCATGGATCGACGAACCTCGGACCCCGACGCGCGCTCGCCATCGGGATCGTCCTCCTGCTCGTGCTGCTCGGCGCCGCGTTCGTCGTCCCCGCGGCGACCGCGCACGGATCCCCGGTCGCCCCGCTCTCGACGCCTACGCTCTCCGATCTGGCACTCGGTCCGCGCGTCGCCGTCCCCCTCGCGGGGAAACTGCCGCCAGCCCCCGTGTCGGGCATACCGTACGTGGGCTCGGTCTCCGTCTTCGTTACGCTGAGCCTGCAGAATCAGAGCCGGCTCGCGGCGCTCCTCACCGGTCTTTCCAACCCATCGAGCCCGGAGTACCACCAGTACCTGTCCGCCCGCGAGTTCACGGCGGAGTTCTCGCCTTCCGCATCGGCCTACCAGCTCGCGATCACCTACCTCAGCGGAGCCTCGGGAGTCCGCTTGACGTCCTACCCGAATCGCATCGGCCTCCTGCTCGAGGGCCCCGGACCGGCGGTCGGCGCGCTGTTCGGAGTATCGTTCGCGCGCGGCGGCGCGTCGACGAGCTCGTACTATTCTCCGGTGGGCACACCGACCCTGCCGGCGCGCCTCGTCGCAGAGATCGGATCGGTAGACGGTCTTTCGAGCTACGGAACGGCGACCCCGGCGACGATCCGTACGATCGCGAGCGGACCGGCCGCGGCTCCGAACGCGAAGGCGGCGGGCTATCCGGCGCCTACTCCGTGCGGGTCGAGTGGGGAGCAGTGCGTCTGGGGCTCGGATCTCCAGGTCGCCTACAACGAGCAGTCCCTGCTGTCGATCACGTACCCGACCCACGAGGTGGTCGCGACGATCCTCTGGGCCGGGCAGAACAGCCAAGGGCAGCCCGTAGGCCCGTACGTCCCGAACGACATCTACGATTACTTCAACCTCACGCTACCGGCGGGGGAGCCTCACTCGACGGTGGTTCCCGTTCCCTACGACGGCGCTCCGATGCCCGGGATCTCCGCGAGCAACGACACGACAGGGTCGACCGGGGAGAACACGCTCGACCTCGAGATGGTCGGGAGCACCGCGCCCGGAGCGTCGATCTACAATGTCTACGGGAACGGTCCGGGGAGCGCCGAGACCGACGGAGCGCTCGCCTTCATCCTGAGCCCGACCGGATACCCCGGCCTCGCGAACGTCAGCGTGATCTCCAACTCCTGGGGCTCGCTGGACTCGAACGACTCGTCGTGGGTCCCGATGCTGCAAGAGGCCCAAGCACGGGGGATCACGGTCCTCGCCGCGACCGGGGACGCCGGGAGCAACCCCTCCAGCAACTACTCGGTGGGCTCGCAGGTCGAATTCCCATCCGTGATGGCCTACAACTCCTTCGGAGTGACGGCGGTGGGAGGCACGGCCCTCACCCTGAACGCCGACCCGAGCTCTTCCGCATTCCTATCGATCATCTCCCAGCCGGCATGGTACGAGCCCCAGTCGGGGAGCGGTCCCATCGGTAGTTCCGGAGGAGTGAGCAAGTACTTCGCCGAGCCGTCGTGGCAGCGCACCTCCGAGGCGAACGCGGTGATCGCGGCTACGGGCTCGAGCGGGCGGGGAGTACCGGACGTTGCGGCCATCGCGCAGGACATGTTCGTGCTCGCGACGACCTCGGGGACCCAACTGACGTACCGCGACTTCGGGACCTCGGTGGCGACGCCCGTGGTCGCGGGACTCGTCGCAGAGGCCGATGCGGTCCTCGTGCGATACCACCAGCCGAACCTGGGATTCCTAAACCCCGCGATGTACGCATGGGCCGACCGGATGGTCCAACCGCCTCCGGCCGGCTCGGAGAACGGATCGGTCGTGTACGGCACGTACGACTCGTCGCTCCCGATGCTCCCACTCTACGACGTGACGCGGGGCGGGAACTACGTGTACCCAGCGCTGCCCGGCTACGACCTCGTAACGGGCTGGGGTTCGCTCAACGACTACAACTTCACGGCGTTCGTCCTCTCCTTCAACTACGCGGGTTCCTCCTTCGCGCTCGATGGGGTGAAGGACGTGGTGAACCTGAGCGCGCTCACGGCGACCTCCGTGTTCCAGAACTCCACGGTGAACACGCAGTACAACGCGTCGATCGAGCAAACGCTCTTCCTCGCCAACAGTCTCGGGTCCCCGATCTACTGGGTCCAGAACGCGGTTTCCCTCCAGCGCACCTCGTCGTCCGCGTGGCAGGTCACCGAGACGGGTTCCATCTACTACCCGTTCTACGGGCTGTACCCGGGCCAGACGATCTGGGTTTACCGGACCTCGAGCGGCGGATCCGCCACGCTTCCGACCACCTGGACGATCACCACGAGCCTCGTGCGACCGACCGGTTCCTCTCCGGAGATCGTATTCGATGTGAACGGGCGGGCGGTCTCGACGCCCGTCCCCGGGGCCGAGTTCATCATCGGTGGCTCGGGATATCGGTACTTCTGGCAGGGAATCGAATACACGGACGGCCCGTATCCGAACACCGCCGTCCCGAGCGGTCTCGCGCCCCAGTTCGGGCTTCTGGGAGGTCCGTCCGGCAGCGCGGGCGTCTTCGCCGCACCCACCTCCGCGGCCGTCACTCCGACGTATCTCCCCACGGGTGGAAGCGCCTACGTGGCCCCCGTCGGAGGCGGGGTCGTCCGCACCCCGATCGCCCAGGCGCCGGAATCTGCCCAGAACCTCCGATGGACTCCGTCCGGCGGGAGCTGGGAGGCCTCGGTCGTGAGCGGGAGCGTCGATCAGGGATTCTTCGTGTATTCGACCGCCGACGCGGGCAACCCCGTCAACTTCCAGCTGGTCACGTTCGCCGTGGTGTTCAACGAGACCGGGCTCGGGAGCGGAGCGGTCTGGTCGGTGACGCTCGGCGGGATCACCGAGAGCTCGTCGGCCACGACGATCACCTTCGAGATGCTCAACGGGACCTATGCCTTCTCCGTCCCATCGGTCGCCGGCTCGAACCCTTCGCCCGGATCGGGGAGCGTGACCGTGCTCGGGAACTTGTCGTACGTCGTGCTCTCCTTCGCGGCTTCCTGCACGGGACTCAATTGCGCCTACGCGTACATCCCCGGTGGGTGGGAGATCTACGCGATCCTCGCGCTCGTTGCGGTGATGGTCATCGCGCTGATAGCGCTCGTGGCCGTCCGACGGCCGCGTCGGCCGGTCTCGACTCCCGGCCCGGACGGTGCCAGCGGGCCGGTCGAGCCGATGGTGCCCCCGTACAATCCGCGCTAG
- a CDS encoding ABC transporter permease yields MATATGEPVVAQRGRALPAFAIIGWRWIGRSPAVAIAPILLPFIFLYFLSLISPPSLLPLEIVGAMLFTMQNIGSWVLGDSAIWRIECSLQDMFVASPLGRIRYLFGIAFSNLIAMVPALVVLVALLYFELGRNGMAFTPFAGLVLVGALAVMWALFSAVGISVSSRVKTQRAIYPVGNLTFTILGMLSPLYYPLTSLPPVWQDMARFLPTTYAALLVQGAFGITPATPPEMALYAGLLLLSATVGIVLALRMYKWGTE; encoded by the coding sequence ATGGCCACCGCGACGGGGGAGCCGGTCGTCGCCCAGCGAGGCCGCGCGCTGCCCGCGTTCGCCATCATCGGCTGGAGGTGGATCGGCCGGAGCCCGGCGGTCGCCATCGCGCCGATCCTCCTCCCGTTCATCTTCCTGTACTTCCTGAGCCTGATCTCCCCTCCGTCCCTCCTCCCCCTCGAGATTGTGGGGGCGATGCTGTTCACGATGCAGAACATCGGCAGCTGGGTCCTCGGGGACAGCGCGATCTGGCGGATCGAGTGCTCGCTTCAGGACATGTTCGTGGCGAGTCCGCTGGGCCGGATCCGCTACCTGTTCGGGATTGCGTTCTCGAACCTGATCGCGATGGTCCCGGCGCTCGTCGTGCTCGTGGCCCTCCTCTACTTCGAGCTCGGCCGCAACGGGATGGCGTTCACCCCGTTCGCCGGCCTCGTCCTAGTGGGCGCGCTCGCGGTGATGTGGGCATTGTTCAGCGCGGTCGGCATCAGCGTGTCGAGCCGCGTCAAGACCCAGCGCGCCATCTACCCCGTGGGGAATCTCACGTTCACGATCCTCGGGATGCTCTCCCCCTTGTACTACCCGCTCACTTCGCTGCCGCCGGTTTGGCAGGACATGGCGCGGTTCCTGCCCACCACCTACGCGGCGCTCCTGGTCCAGGGGGCCTTCGGCATCACCCCGGCGACGCCCCCGGAGATGGCCCTCTACGCCGGCCTGTTGCTCCTGAGCGCGACCGTGGGGATCGTGCTCGCGCTGAGGATGTACAAGTGGGGGACGGAGTGA
- the hemC gene encoding hydroxymethylbilane synthase produces the protein MSDPIRVGTRRSPLARAQTELVVRRLRRADPSATFEVVAVESAGDRDRSGGSSPDFTGIFERMLNRHRIDLAVHSAKDLPARTLLPFTIVAYPPRADARDCLVARKGLNAMRLPPRARVGSSSLRRRAQLLRWRPDLRVQEVRGNVDTRIGLVRTRRIDAILVAVAGIARLGRQSEISGILPSTRFLPAPGQGALALEARRGDRRVARIAARLDAPAVRAAVTAERELAAAVGGDCNLPLGALATVRSGGLVLRAEVLSPDGTITLAARGSDSLGRAASLGRRVGKALNDAGARELLAQVAR, from the coding sequence GTGAGCGACCCGATCCGGGTCGGAACGCGCCGAAGCCCGCTCGCGCGCGCACAGACCGAACTCGTGGTGCGTCGCCTGCGTCGGGCAGATCCAAGCGCCACCTTCGAGGTGGTCGCGGTCGAGAGCGCGGGAGACCGGGACCGCTCCGGAGGTTCCTCCCCGGACTTCACGGGCATCTTCGAACGGATGCTCAATCGTCATCGGATCGATCTCGCCGTTCACAGCGCGAAGGACCTCCCCGCACGAACCCTACTCCCGTTCACGATCGTGGCCTATCCGCCCCGGGCCGATGCCCGCGACTGCCTCGTCGCACGCAAGGGCCTGAACGCGATGCGGCTCCCACCGCGAGCCCGGGTCGGATCGAGCAGCCTACGACGGAGAGCTCAGCTGCTCCGATGGCGTCCCGATCTCCGCGTCCAAGAGGTACGAGGCAATGTCGACACACGCATCGGCCTCGTCCGCACCCGAAGGATCGACGCCATCCTCGTCGCGGTGGCGGGGATCGCCCGGCTGGGTCGGCAATCGGAGATCTCCGGCATCCTCCCGAGCACCCGTTTCCTTCCGGCCCCCGGACAAGGGGCCCTCGCGCTCGAGGCGAGACGGGGGGACCGGCGGGTCGCCCGAATCGCCGCCCGACTCGACGCTCCCGCGGTCCGTGCGGCGGTGACCGCCGAGAGGGAACTCGCCGCCGCGGTGGGCGGCGACTGCAACCTGCCTCTCGGGGCACTGGCCACGGTTCGCTCCGGTGGACTGGTTCTGAGGGCGGAGGTCCTGTCTCCCGATGGAACGATCACACTCGCCGCGCGTGGGAGTGACTCTCTCGGCCGGGCCGCAAGCCTCGGGCGACGCGTAGGGAAGGCGCTGAACGATGCGGGGGCGCGGGAGCTCCTCGCGCAGGTGGCCCGGTAG
- a CDS encoding uroporphyrinogen-III synthase has product MPDRRPPAVLLLSSRTTLPTLGAELARNGIRLQRVETVVPSPAARANIARRLERFGPFDTVAVSSKAAVEAFVRPLLRHAGFRSASVEFWAVGTETERALKKAGVARVRRANGEGAEPVRRALAGRRRRIVLPRSDRAGPRFGRELAASGHAVLDLLVYRTRPGPRLDADAQRSARAARVVVAASPSAISHFRRMVGLGTFRHLARSARWVVLGPRTAKAARGHGLREVGVAPSASVQRFTPYLLGVLAHATD; this is encoded by the coding sequence GTGCCCGACCGACGGCCGCCTGCGGTACTGCTCCTTTCCTCTCGAACGACCCTGCCCACTCTCGGTGCTGAACTGGCCCGCAACGGCATTCGGCTCCAGAGGGTCGAGACCGTAGTCCCGTCCCCGGCCGCCCGCGCGAACATCGCCCGACGGCTCGAGCGGTTCGGCCCGTTCGATACCGTGGCGGTCTCCAGCAAGGCAGCGGTCGAGGCGTTCGTGCGCCCCCTGCTGCGACACGCCGGGTTCCGATCCGCATCCGTAGAGTTCTGGGCCGTCGGGACCGAGACCGAACGGGCGCTGAAAAAGGCCGGGGTAGCTCGGGTCCGGCGTGCGAACGGGGAAGGCGCCGAGCCCGTGCGCCGCGCGCTCGCCGGGCGTCGGCGACGCATCGTCCTTCCACGATCGGATCGAGCGGGACCCCGCTTCGGCCGAGAACTCGCGGCAAGCGGGCACGCGGTGCTGGATTTGCTGGTGTATCGGACCCGCCCGGGTCCCCGGCTCGACGCGGATGCGCAACGGTCGGCGCGTGCGGCACGGGTCGTGGTCGCCGCGAGCCCCTCGGCGATCTCGCACTTCCGCCGGATGGTGGGTCTCGGCACCTTTCGCCATCTGGCCCGGTCGGCCCGCTGGGTCGTGCTCGGTCCCCGCACCGCGAAGGCGGCGCGGGGTCACGGTCTTCGCGAAGTGGGTGTCGCTCCGTCCGCCTCGGTACAACGCTTTACCCCCTACCTTCTTGGAGTGCTCGCCCATGCAACGGACTGA
- a CDS encoding SRPBCC domain-containing protein, which yields MVEEALDPILIQVTIPLPIPMVFSALLEPKALESWLCDSARVTPEVGGEYVLTWKDPKGFTSAGVIETIHPDVDLQFSWTGPPEFGRWMNEPKARTSVYIRLQESPEGIDVTLEHTGWGAGEAWEAARSWHFHFWDERLRQFKEYLLRTAYG from the coding sequence ATGGTCGAGGAAGCGCTGGACCCGATCCTGATCCAGGTCACCATCCCGCTTCCGATTCCCATGGTCTTTTCGGCGCTGCTGGAGCCCAAGGCGCTGGAGAGCTGGCTGTGCGATTCCGCGCGCGTCACGCCCGAGGTCGGGGGCGAGTACGTGCTCACGTGGAAGGACCCCAAGGGATTCACCAGCGCCGGGGTGATCGAGACGATCCACCCCGACGTCGATCTGCAGTTCTCGTGGACCGGACCGCCCGAGTTCGGCCGCTGGATGAACGAGCCCAAAGCGCGCACCTCCGTCTACATCCGCCTGCAAGAATCCCCCGAAGGGATCGACGTGACCCTCGAGCACACCGGCTGGGGAGCCGGGGAAGCGTGGGAGGCGGCCCGGTCCTGGCACTTCCACTTCTGGGACGAGCGCCTGCGCCAGTTCAAGGAATACCTCCTGCGCACGGCCTACGGCTGA
- a CDS encoding ABC transporter ATP-binding protein, translating to MSAEPLVARDLRKVYTTRGSPPVEALSGVSIEVRARERIALLGRNGAGKTTFLKIASTLLRPTSGTIEIFGHDADRNPDRARPLIAVVPQEGKPFFHLTPREQIYTYLRTRGLSREVAQTRTATALDQMGLEEVQDRLAITLSGGQRQRTMVATVIATHAPLLFLDEPTIGMDPFARRAVWAALRELTRMGSTMLLTTHYLDEADALSDRLYIIERGRVLMEGTAEELKRSVGGTLKVTIAGQTQHMDLFRSFGTVMTDGTSLTVIVQPDSLGELMAIAVRERLTTTVGPVTLEEAFMRAVGRSINEDE from the coding sequence GTGAGCGCCGAACCGCTCGTAGCACGCGATCTCCGCAAGGTCTACACGACCCGCGGCTCGCCGCCGGTCGAGGCGCTCTCGGGAGTCTCTATCGAGGTCCGAGCCCGCGAACGGATCGCGCTCCTCGGAAGGAACGGGGCCGGGAAGACGACGTTCCTGAAGATCGCCTCCACGCTCCTCCGTCCGACCTCGGGCACGATCGAGATCTTCGGGCACGACGCCGACCGCAATCCGGACCGCGCCCGGCCGCTGATCGCGGTCGTCCCGCAGGAGGGTAAGCCGTTCTTCCACCTCACCCCGCGCGAGCAGATCTACACGTACCTGCGGACCCGGGGGCTGAGCCGGGAGGTGGCCCAGACGCGCACCGCGACCGCGCTGGACCAGATGGGGCTCGAGGAGGTCCAGGACCGCCTCGCGATCACGCTCTCGGGCGGACAGCGCCAGAGGACGATGGTGGCGACCGTGATCGCCACGCACGCGCCGCTGCTCTTCCTGGACGAGCCGACGATCGGGATGGATCCCTTCGCGCGCCGGGCCGTCTGGGCCGCGCTACGCGAACTGACGCGGATGGGCTCGACGATGCTGCTGACGACCCACTACCTCGACGAGGCGGACGCGCTCAGCGATCGCCTGTACATCATCGAGCGGGGACGGGTGCTGATGGAAGGGACCGCCGAGGAGCTCAAACGCTCGGTCGGTGGGACCCTGAAGGTCACGATCGCCGGGCAGACCCAGCATATGGACCTGTTCCGTTCCTTCGGCACGGTGATGACGGACGGCACCTCCCTTACGGTCATCGTTCAGCCGGATTCCCTCGGCGAACTGATGGCGATCGCGGTCCGGGAGCGCCTGACGACGACCGTCGGGCCCGTGACCCTGGAAGAGGCGTTCATGCGCGCGGTGGGGCGCTCGATCAATGAGGACGAGTGA